In Aegilops tauschii subsp. strangulata cultivar AL8/78 chromosome 3, Aet v6.0, whole genome shotgun sequence, one genomic interval encodes:
- the LOC109738959 gene encoding uncharacterized protein isoform X1 codes for MRRARGGRLLLPLAALFLALLLISGCAAEGEDDEGTPVAAEAPMEDKEKAALYAAIGGFVGKAWNGSGLFPDPCGQTPIQGVSCDLLNGLWYPTVVSIGPVLDNSLQCAPDARFSPQLFDLRRLKSLTFYACFPATNPTAIPATNWDKLSGTLETLEFRSNPGLAGAIPASLGRLASLQSLVLVDNNLTGAVPPELGGLAKLRRLVLSGNGLSGPVPATLGNNNRLDEPLLIVDMSKNSLTGSLPPSLGGLKGLLKMDLSNNRLDGRIPPELAGLESLTLLDLRNNSLTGGLPEFVLGMPALQDLLLSSNPLLGGTLMPHGWEKMASLASLDLSNVGLAGAIPESMAAMPRLRFLALDHNRLSGAVPAKLAALPSIGAMYLNGNNLTGVLEFSARFYRRMGSRFASWDNPGLCAAETAGGAPTGVAVCKDAHDPPRVGVRDRVDGAGGKPEASSSLPTSSSPFGLSGRKVAGLWCLAMVMVL; via the exons ATGAGGCGTGCTCGCGGCGGCAGGCTGCTCCTGCCCCTCGCCGCGCTCTTCTTGGCGCTGCTCCTCATCTCCGGCTGCGCGGCGGAAGGGGAGGACGACGAGGGCAcgccggtggcggcggaggcgcCGATGGAGGACAAGGAGAAGGCGGCCCTGTACGCCGCCATCGGGGGCTTCGTGGGCAAGGCCTGGAACGGCTCCGGCCTCTTCCCCGACCCCTGCGGCCAGACTCCCATCCAG GGGGTGTCATGTGATCTCTTGAATGGCCTGTGGTACCCAACGGTGGTCAGCATCGGTCCAGTGCTCGACAACTCGCTGCAGTGCGCACCGGACGCCAGGTTCAGCCCCCAGCTGTTCGACCTCCGGCGCCTCAAGAGCCTCACCTTCTACGCCTGCTTCCCGGCGACCAACCCCACGGCCATCCCGGCGACAAACTGGGACAAGCTCTCCGGCACCCTCGAGACGCTCGAGTTCCGCTCGAACCCTGGCCTGGCCGGCGCCATCCCGGCGTCCCTCGGCCGCCTGGCCAGCCTGCAGTCTCTGGTCCTCGTCGACAACAACCTCACGGGCGCCGTGCCGCCGGAGCTCGGCGGGCTGGCGAAGCTGCGGCGGCTCGTGCTGTCCGGGAACGGGCTGTCGGGGCCCGTGCCGGCGACGCTCGGTAACAACAACCGCCTCGACGAGCCGCTGCTGATCGTGGACATGAGCAAGAACTCTCTAACCGGGTCTCTGCCTCCGTCGCTAGGTGGGCTCAAGGGGCTGCTCAAGATGGACCTCAGCAACAACCGCCTCGACGGCCGCAtcccgccggagctcgccggccTCGAGAGCCTCACGCTGCTCGACCTCCGGAACAACAGCCTCACCGGCGGGCTGCCGGAGTTCGTGCTGGGCATGCCTGCCCTGCAGGACCTGCTGCTCTCGAGCAACCCGCTGTTGGGAGGCACCCTGATGCCGCACGGCTGGGAGAAGATGGCGAGCCTGGCCTCGCTGGACCTGTCCAACGTCGGCCTCGCCGGCGCCATCCCGGAGTCCATGGCGGCGATGCCCAGGCTGCGGTTCCTGGCGCTGGACCACAACCGCCTCTCCGGCGCCGTGCCGGCCAAGCTCGCCGCGCTGCCGAGCATCGGCGCCATGTACCTCAACGGCAACAACCTGACGGGGGTGCTGGAGTTCTCGGCCCGGTTCTACCGGAGGATGGGCAGCAGGTTCGCCTCCTGGGACAACCCCGGGTTGTGCGCCGCGGAGACGGCCGGCGGCGCGCCGACCGGCGTGGCCGTGTGCAAGGACGCGCATGACCCGCCCCGCGTCGGCGTGAGGGACAGGGTGGATGGGGCTGGGGGCAAGCCCGAGGCGAGCTCGAGCCTCCCGACGTCCTCGTCGCCGTTTGGCCTCTCGGGTCGCAAGGTCGCCGGCCTCTGGTGCTTGGCGATGGTGATGGTGTTGTAG
- the LOC120976415 gene encoding receptor protein kinase-like protein ZAR1 — protein MRANTCEDSSDGFDTGGGEKKRGNGSGGGGGGEDGELVAIDKGFWMELDELLRSSAYVLGKGGKGIVYKVVVGNGTTPVAVRRLGGGTAAPERYKEFAAEAGAVGRVRHANVVRLRAYYWSPDEKLVVTDFINNGNLASALRGGFLQNCVR, from the exons ATGCGCGCAAACACCTGCGAGGACTCGTCGGACGGGTTCGACACGGGCGGCGGCGAGAAGAAACGCGGCAACGGTTCcgggggcggaggcggcggcgaggacGGGGAGCTGGTGGCGATCGACAAGGGGTTCTGGATGGAGCTGGACGAGCTGCTGCGGTCGTCGGCGTACGTGCTGGGGAAGGGCGGGAAGGGGATCGTGTATAAGGTGGTGGTAGGCAACGGGACGACGCCGGTGGCCGTGCGGCGGCTGGGCGGCGGCACCGCGGCCCCGGAGCGGTACAAGGAGTTCGCGGCGGAGGCCGGCGCCGTCGGGCGCGTGCGGCACGCCAACGTGGTACGGCTGCGCGCCTACTACTGGTCGCCCGACGAGAAGCTCGTCGTCACCGACTTCATCAACAACGGCAACCTCGCCTCCGCGCTGCGCG GGGGGTTTCTGCAAAACTGCGTACGCTGA
- the LOC109738959 gene encoding uncharacterized protein isoform X2 has product MRRARGGRLLLPLAALFLALLLISGCAAEGEDDEGTPVAAEAPMEDKEKAALYAAIGGFVGKAWNGSGLFPDPCGQTPIQGVSCDLLNGLWYPTVVSIGPVLDNSLQCAPDARFSPQLFDLRRLKSLTFYACFPATNPTAIPATNWDKLSGTLETLEFRSNPGLAGAIPASLGRLASLQSLVLVDNNLTGAVPPELGGLAKLRRLVLSGNGLSGPVPATLGGLKGLLKMDLSNNRLDGRIPPELAGLESLTLLDLRNNSLTGGLPEFVLGMPALQDLLLSSNPLLGGTLMPHGWEKMASLASLDLSNVGLAGAIPESMAAMPRLRFLALDHNRLSGAVPAKLAALPSIGAMYLNGNNLTGVLEFSARFYRRMGSRFASWDNPGLCAAETAGGAPTGVAVCKDAHDPPRVGVRDRVDGAGGKPEASSSLPTSSSPFGLSGRKVAGLWCLAMVMVL; this is encoded by the exons ATGAGGCGTGCTCGCGGCGGCAGGCTGCTCCTGCCCCTCGCCGCGCTCTTCTTGGCGCTGCTCCTCATCTCCGGCTGCGCGGCGGAAGGGGAGGACGACGAGGGCAcgccggtggcggcggaggcgcCGATGGAGGACAAGGAGAAGGCGGCCCTGTACGCCGCCATCGGGGGCTTCGTGGGCAAGGCCTGGAACGGCTCCGGCCTCTTCCCCGACCCCTGCGGCCAGACTCCCATCCAG GGGGTGTCATGTGATCTCTTGAATGGCCTGTGGTACCCAACGGTGGTCAGCATCGGTCCAGTGCTCGACAACTCGCTGCAGTGCGCACCGGACGCCAGGTTCAGCCCCCAGCTGTTCGACCTCCGGCGCCTCAAGAGCCTCACCTTCTACGCCTGCTTCCCGGCGACCAACCCCACGGCCATCCCGGCGACAAACTGGGACAAGCTCTCCGGCACCCTCGAGACGCTCGAGTTCCGCTCGAACCCTGGCCTGGCCGGCGCCATCCCGGCGTCCCTCGGCCGCCTGGCCAGCCTGCAGTCTCTGGTCCTCGTCGACAACAACCTCACGGGCGCCGTGCCGCCGGAGCTCGGCGGGCTGGCGAAGCTGCGGCGGCTCGTGCTGTCCGGGAACGGGCTGTCGGGGCCCGTGCCGGCGACGCTCG GTGGGCTCAAGGGGCTGCTCAAGATGGACCTCAGCAACAACCGCCTCGACGGCCGCAtcccgccggagctcgccggccTCGAGAGCCTCACGCTGCTCGACCTCCGGAACAACAGCCTCACCGGCGGGCTGCCGGAGTTCGTGCTGGGCATGCCTGCCCTGCAGGACCTGCTGCTCTCGAGCAACCCGCTGTTGGGAGGCACCCTGATGCCGCACGGCTGGGAGAAGATGGCGAGCCTGGCCTCGCTGGACCTGTCCAACGTCGGCCTCGCCGGCGCCATCCCGGAGTCCATGGCGGCGATGCCCAGGCTGCGGTTCCTGGCGCTGGACCACAACCGCCTCTCCGGCGCCGTGCCGGCCAAGCTCGCCGCGCTGCCGAGCATCGGCGCCATGTACCTCAACGGCAACAACCTGACGGGGGTGCTGGAGTTCTCGGCCCGGTTCTACCGGAGGATGGGCAGCAGGTTCGCCTCCTGGGACAACCCCGGGTTGTGCGCCGCGGAGACGGCCGGCGGCGCGCCGACCGGCGTGGCCGTGTGCAAGGACGCGCATGACCCGCCCCGCGTCGGCGTGAGGGACAGGGTGGATGGGGCTGGGGGCAAGCCCGAGGCGAGCTCGAGCCTCCCGACGTCCTCGTCGCCGTTTGGCCTCTCGGGTCGCAAGGTCGCCGGCCTCTGGTGCTTGGCGATGGTGATGGTGTTGTAG